From the Colletotrichum lupini chromosome 1, complete sequence genome, the window AGAGATGAGAACGAGTGCTTCTGAGAGAGTGGAGCTGCTGATATAGGCTGAGTGTCAAACTGTTCGGTGACGTGTCTGCCACGGCTTTTCTTACCCTGGGATAACAAGCAGTTGATATGATCTGGCTCAGTAGCTCCAAAGAGGTTGGCTTGTGCTCTAGGAACTTTCTGCTCCGTCTTGCCAGAGTTCCCCCTTTGAAAATTCAATGTCTATACTGGACAGAAGCAGACCTAATCTGCAAAGTTCGATTGGCGTTGCATAGAGCGAGTTCGCAGATGGAAGGTTTGGACGACTTTGAATGGATGTGATGATGTGGCAGAGAGGAGGGCAATACACTTCAAGACCATGATCATTGAGTTTTCAGGCATCAACTTTGACATCAACTTTGAAGAAGACAAATCCTTTGCGCTCGTTCAACAGCCTTGGCCTATTGTGCTATTGCCTTCAAATATGACACAGAACTAACCCAGGTGAGATGAGACTGCTCTACCGTTATTTTACTTCTAAACGCTTCGGGGAGGATCGCCGAGACTAGAAAGCAGAGAGTTGGGCAGGCCGTTCCTAGGATTAAACAGTAATACCAGTAACGCTCTTCTTGGAATTAACTCTACTCGTCACATAGTTTGGCGCCTTGTTAAGTGTCTTCTGAGCGAGTACTCTAGTTCACCATTGTTCGGCGACGTGGGAGGCTAGTCGGTCGTCAAACTTGTCGTTGAGTAACCCCATATGTCATCTTTTCATTCATCCATTACACAATATGTACATAGAAAGCGGCCAAAGGTGGCCTAGGTCATCGACTGCCGTCGAAAAACTTGACCGTAAAATGCCCTCGGGAACTGCAAATGACGAGCCCCTTAGACAACCGTCACAGTCGCATTCCCGCGGAAATCATCGCTCGAAGACCCGACAAAGACGGTGAAATCGCCCGGCTCAACGACGTACTGCAGCTTCTTATCCCACAAACCCCACGAGGAGACGGGCAGGTCAATCGAGACATCAGCGGTCTCGCCGGCCTTGATGAAGACCTTGGAGAAGCCGCGCAGCTCCTTGTTGGGCACGACGATGGAGGAGATCATGTCCTTGACGTAGACCTGGACGACCTCTGCGCCGTCGCGGGTCGAGTTGTTGGTCACCTGCACGCTAAGGGTGACGGTGTCGGTGGGGGAGACGGTGGAGGCGGAGACGGAGATGTCGTGGTAGTCGAAGGTGCTGTAGGAGAGACCGTAGCCGAACTGTGGTTGGATTTGGGTTAGAAAGACTGTCAAGAaggagagggaaaaaaaaaaaggagctgTTGGATGTGTTCTTACTTCGTACAAGGGCAGAGGAGTCGACAAGACGTAGTTGCTGCCAAAGACCAAGGTCCCGTTGGCGTACTCCTTACCCGGGTTGGGCCAGGACCGGGCGGAGTTGAGATAATCGTAGTACACAGGCGTGGTACCGACATCATGCGGGAACGCGACGGAAAGCTTGCCAGAAGGGTTCACGTTTCCGTACAGGATATCCGCCAGCGCGTGACCGCCCTCCTCTCCCTGGTAGAACATCTGCACCAGCGCGCCAGCCTCGTCCGAGATCCAGGGCTCGGTAATAGGCTTTCCGGAGCTGAAGACGACGACAGTGGGCTTGCCCGTGTCGATGACGGCTTTGACGAGGCGACCCATGGCGCCGACGAGCTTGAAGTCGTGGACGTCAATGTGCTCGCCCGTGGTGGCGTTGAGGCCGGCCCAGAGCTCGTCCTGGTCGCGGGACCAGGTGCccacgacgacgacggcgacgTCGGCGGCCGAGGCAGCGGCGACGGCCTCGGGGAAGCCGGACTCGTCGTTGGACCAGCGCTCGGCGCCCTTTGCGTAGGTTACTGTTCCGGAGCTGGCGGCCTTGATGCCGTCGAGGGGGGTGACGCCGCGTTCCATTGCGGTGTGGATGACGTAGTCGCCGTACTGCGTGATATATTGTTAGCATGGGAAAGGCCTTATCGTATAAAGCTGCACAAAAACTTACGTTGACCAATCCGTGGGCCATGGGGCCGATAACGGCGACGTGAGCGTCCTTCTTCAGGGGCAGGGTCTCGTTGTGGTTCTCAAGCAGGATAATGCTCTCGGCGTCGAGGTCGCGGGCGATCTTGCGGTGCTCCTCTGTGTTGAGGTAGTTGAAGACCTCGTCGTCGGGGACGCCGGTGTACGGGTGTTCAAAGATGCCCGACTTGAACTTTGCGCGGAGAACGCGGGAGACGGCCGTGTCGACGACGTCCTCGGGCAGAGTGCCGTTGGCGATGAGCTCGGGGATGTACTGGAAGCTGTAGCGTCCGCCACCCATCTCGACATCGTTACCGGCAGGGAGAGACTGAAAGACTGGTGAGCAGGGTGTTGTACTAGGGAGCTAAAGAGAGGTACGTACGTTGAGGGTGATGCAAGCATCATCGGTCTCTCCGCAGACAAAGAAGGCGTTGGAAAGACGAGCGGTACCGCCAGCATCGGACTGAAAGTGTTAGTTACATTCAGTGTCCGGTGTAAAGTCAACAACTTACGATAACATAGTACTCGTAACCCCACTCCTCGCGCAAGATCTCAGTCAGCAGGTGGTGGTCTGCGACCGTGGGGACACCGTCATAGGCGTTGTACGAAGACATAATGCTCCAGGCGTCGGCGTCAAAGATGGCGCGCTTGAAGGCGGGGAGGTAGGTGGTGCGAAGCTCTCTGGGACCGCCGTGGACGGGAGCCGTGTTGACACCCTGCTCGGGGGAAGCAAAGGCGGC encodes:
- a CDS encoding glycosyl hydrolase family 3; translated protein: MKFSLTFASLLVAAVSAQNGTFPNGTSPLYKNPNAPIDDRVSDLLKRMTIQEKTAQLLQADIRDYLNLTDGRFNQSGLTWAAENRANSIWTGLYSNVSTISYGAKVAQDYLVNNTTLGIPAFIQSEGIHGFLALNATIFNSPIAHGCSWNPELVEKMAKVIAVESKALGVNQIFAPVVDLARELRFGRVEETYGEDPFLVGEYGYHYTKGLQENGVCAMVKHFAAFASPEQGVNTAPVHGGPRELRTTYLPAFKRAIFDADAWSIMSSYNAYDGVPTVADHHLLTEILREEWGYEYYVISDAGGTARLSNAFFVCGETDDACITLNSLPAGNDVEMGGGRYSFQYIPELIANGTLPEDVVDTAVSRVLRAKFKSGIFEHPYTGVPDDEVFNYLNTEEHRKIARDLDAESIILLENHNETLPLKKDAHVAVIGPMAHGLVNYGDYVIHTAMERGVTPLDGIKAASSGTVTYAKGAERWSNDESGFPEAVAAASAADVAVVVVGTWSRDQDELWAGLNATTGEHIDVHDFKLVGAMGRLVKAVIDTGKPTVVVFSSGKPITEPWISDEAGALVQMFYQGEEGGHALADILYGNVNPSGKLSVAFPHDVGTTPVYYDYLNSARSWPNPGKEYANGTLVFGSNYVLSTPLPLYEFGYGLSYSTFDYHDISVSASTVSPTDTVTLSVQVTNNSTRDGAEVVQVYVKDMISSIVVPNKELRGFSKVFIKAGETADVSIDLPVSSWGLWDKKLQYVVEPGDFTVFVGSSSDDFRGNATVTVV